From Cloacibacillus sp. An23, the proteins below share one genomic window:
- a CDS encoding helix-turn-helix domain-containing protein — translation MQRADAERLFQMACAAFPRGGVALFDGGVRLMCREDAECGVPPARFDMRKEASVFSRGGRLYYLVQLPLPPSFQIFLCLRAEDYSSAAVPVRMLDVLASEARRCGGESAPDDARAARPGENRLLDSLLYTDTLEMKVYTFLLAEEYGKDLGIPRAVCVVNGGAEELREAARVASRFREADAQDICGLTGEGRLVICRCLGETRRSVKSRLDGYLRALSERISARCGFAPEIFVGTYAAQPEEYRLSLEAALIAGEWARAEGKRGGIYYASEYILEYTFQKTEPSQLRHFLAPYAERLRGEPELLATAEALIECDMNVILTAEKLFVHRNTVTMRVSRLRELLGVDPLHRDTDKFLLMLICAYYRRYC, via the coding sequence ATGCAAAGAGCAGACGCTGAACGGCTCTTTCAGATGGCCTGCGCCGCGTTCCCGCGCGGCGGCGTCGCGCTCTTCGACGGCGGCGTCAGGCTGATGTGCCGCGAGGACGCCGAATGCGGCGTTCCGCCCGCACGCTTTGATATGAGGAAAGAGGCGTCGGTCTTTTCGCGCGGCGGACGGCTTTACTATCTCGTGCAGCTCCCGCTGCCTCCGTCCTTTCAGATATTCCTGTGCCTGCGCGCCGAAGATTATTCGAGCGCCGCTGTTCCAGTACGAATGCTCGACGTGCTCGCATCCGAGGCGCGCCGCTGCGGCGGCGAAAGCGCGCCGGATGATGCGCGCGCCGCCCGTCCGGGGGAGAACCGCCTTCTCGACAGCCTGCTCTATACGGACACGCTCGAGATGAAAGTCTACACCTTTCTGCTCGCCGAGGAATACGGCAAAGACCTCGGCATACCGCGCGCCGTCTGCGTCGTGAACGGCGGGGCCGAAGAACTGCGCGAGGCCGCGCGCGTCGCGTCGCGCTTTCGCGAGGCCGACGCGCAGGACATATGCGGCCTGACCGGCGAGGGACGGCTGGTGATATGCCGCTGCCTCGGCGAGACGCGGCGCTCGGTGAAGAGCAGGCTCGACGGATACCTCCGCGCCCTCTCCGAACGGATAAGCGCGCGCTGCGGGTTTGCGCCGGAGATATTCGTTGGTACGTACGCCGCCCAGCCCGAAGAATACCGCCTCAGCCTCGAGGCCGCGCTTATCGCGGGCGAATGGGCGCGCGCGGAAGGAAAGCGCGGCGGGATATACTACGCCTCGGAATATATTCTTGAATACACATTCCAGAAGACCGAGCCGTCGCAGCTCCGCCACTTCCTTGCGCCGTACGCGGAGCGGCTGCGCGGCGAGCCGGAGCTGCTCGCTACGGCAGAGGCACTTATCGAATGCGATATGAACGTGATCCTCACGGCGGAGAAGCTGTTTGTGCACAGAAACACCGTGACGATGAGGGTGTCGCGGCTGCGCGAGCTCCTCGGCGTCGACCCGCTGCACAGGGACACGGATAAATTCCTCCTTATGCTGATATGCGCATATTATAGGCGATATTGCTGA
- a CDS encoding glycine/sarcosine/betaine reductase component B subunit produces MAKPFEIDYIYVRSVRFGEKSSLEDGVLTINRDELRELCSSDLFSRLEIELAAPGESCRILAIHDVMQPRCKVENPDETYPGILGKLAPAGEGKTLALKGVVVSDIYYAKCNIKYYLDMGGPAARYSHFSKHFHVCIDAEPADGVSDASYAEALKLASLKANVYLAKLGLGHKIDYSERFEWNPIEYKPGEKRLPRVAYFATHLASHDTWNFLFYGQSALGFLPMVVQPTEILDGAMVWRYWEPNYYLQNEMYIKELLNRHGKDLEFVGCVFANNVMKLDGKETMGMIGARLCRDTLHADCVVVNKSGMGHAQLDSALAFNWMEKLGMPAISNQAAVSNYEPGDMLVIADPRVDAVISSGRNWDVEHPKVDRLIGEHANVPCLLGYNPWGPFTHTTNYALCGCWSQIGDYFQTADADLEWK; encoded by the coding sequence ATGGCAAAACCTTTTGAAATAGATTATATCTACGTGCGCTCGGTGCGCTTCGGAGAGAAGTCGTCGCTCGAGGACGGCGTGCTGACGATAAACCGCGACGAGCTGCGCGAGCTTTGCTCGAGCGACCTGTTTTCGCGGCTCGAGATAGAGCTCGCGGCTCCGGGCGAAAGCTGCCGCATACTCGCGATACACGACGTCATGCAGCCGCGCTGCAAGGTCGAGAACCCCGACGAGACTTATCCCGGCATTCTCGGCAAACTCGCGCCGGCCGGCGAGGGGAAGACGCTGGCGCTCAAGGGCGTCGTCGTCTCCGACATCTATTACGCTAAATGCAACATCAAGTATTACCTCGATATGGGCGGCCCCGCGGCGCGCTACTCGCATTTCTCGAAGCACTTCCACGTCTGCATAGACGCGGAGCCCGCCGATGGCGTGAGCGACGCCAGCTACGCCGAGGCGCTGAAGCTCGCATCGCTCAAGGCGAACGTCTACCTCGCGAAGCTCGGCCTCGGACATAAAATCGACTACTCGGAGCGCTTCGAGTGGAACCCCATCGAGTACAAGCCCGGCGAGAAGCGTCTGCCGCGCGTCGCATACTTCGCGACGCACCTCGCATCGCACGACACGTGGAACTTCCTCTTCTACGGACAGAGCGCTCTCGGCTTCCTGCCGATGGTGGTGCAGCCGACTGAGATACTCGACGGCGCGATGGTCTGGCGCTACTGGGAGCCGAACTACTATCTCCAGAACGAGATGTATATCAAAGAGCTGCTCAACCGCCACGGCAAGGATCTCGAATTCGTCGGATGCGTCTTCGCGAACAACGTCATGAAGCTCGACGGCAAAGAGACGATGGGCATGATAGGCGCGCGCCTCTGCCGCGACACCCTGCACGCGGACTGCGTGGTAGTCAACAAATCCGGCATGGGACACGCGCAGCTCGACTCGGCCCTCGCCTTCAACTGGATGGAGAAGCTCGGTATGCCGGCGATAAGCAACCAGGCCGCCGTCTCTAACTACGAGCCGGGGGACATGCTCGTAATAGCAGACCCGCGCGTGGACGCGGTCATAAGCAGCGGGCGCAACTGGGACGTGGAACACCCGAAGGTCGACCGCCTCATAGGCGAACACGCGAACGTGCCGTGCCTGCTCGGCTACAATCCGTGGGGGCCTTTCACGCACACGACGAACTACGCGCTGTGCGGCTGCTGGTCTCAGATAGGCGATTATTTCCAGACGGCGGATGCCGACCTGGAGTGGAAGTAA
- a CDS encoding alpha/beta fold hydrolase, which yields MYLANELDVNGRLLRGNVRMPDSGGPFPTIVFLHGFTVWKTGPQRLYEEFVRMAVKEGFCVVRYDFYGTGESEGEFYEMTIGSEMNETAAIFEWAAKQPYVDVNNMFLGGHSLGALLALVEAPHIQPKAAFGWSTALTMLFQAGQRTRTMRGPTERGWDIDGLELSREFMDECAGMDFLEMVKGYDKPVLLIHGTGDVDIPVESAYALKKVYGDNCELDIVEGANHRFLSLPWKKHAYEKTLEFLKKQLG from the coding sequence ATGTATTTGGCTAATGAGTTGGACGTAAACGGACGTCTTCTGCGCGGAAACGTGCGCATGCCGGACTCGGGCGGTCCTTTCCCGACGATAGTCTTCCTCCACGGCTTCACTGTGTGGAAGACGGGGCCGCAGAGGCTTTACGAAGAGTTCGTCCGTATGGCCGTGAAGGAAGGCTTCTGCGTCGTGCGCTACGACTTCTACGGCACGGGCGAGAGCGAGGGCGAGTTCTATGAAATGACGATAGGCAGCGAAATGAACGAGACCGCCGCCATCTTCGAGTGGGCCGCCAAGCAGCCGTACGTCGATGTAAACAACATGTTCCTCGGCGGACACAGCCTCGGCGCTCTGCTCGCGCTCGTCGAAGCGCCTCATATACAGCCTAAGGCGGCCTTCGGATGGTCTACGGCTCTCACGATGCTCTTCCAGGCGGGACAGCGCACGCGCACGATGCGCGGGCCGACTGAGCGCGGATGGGACATCGACGGCCTCGAGCTCTCGCGCGAATTCATGGACGAGTGCGCCGGCATGGACTTCCTCGAGATGGTGAAGGGCTACGACAAGCCGGTACTTCTCATCCACGGCACTGGCGACGTGGACATCCCCGTCGAGAGCGCCTACGCGCTTAAGAAGGTCTACGGGGACAACTGCGAGCTCGACATCGTGGAAGGGGCGAACCACCGCTTCCTTTCGCTTCCGTGGAAGAAGCACGCTTACGAGAAGACTCTGGAGTTCCTGAAGAAACAGCTTGGCTGA
- a CDS encoding DctP family TRAP transporter solute-binding subunit — MRKSIMSAVMALMVAAAAFAGQAEAATTLRLGHVVADNSSLDKGLDYFAKLVSDKSGGELKIQVFPNSSLGDNTAMMEQLQFGSLDMMAPSVAALSGFTPSTAIFDLPYLFKNEAAAEEVLDGPLGDSVGKALEPQGFYLLGWMTQSWRHLTCNKEVTKPADVAGIKIRTMDSKYHMAHFNTLGASAIPMAMSELYTALQQGTIDAQENPYTNIVNSRFYEVQKYVVETGHIYDACPLIISTITWNRLNDDQKKIIKEAAAEAVNWERAEVKKDDDIFREQVKKSGTTVIVLTPEQRMEFRKAAQPVYDEFVKEQGQSGADAVKAVEAINAKH, encoded by the coding sequence ATGAGAAAAAGCATTATGTCCGCAGTGATGGCCCTTATGGTCGCGGCCGCCGCGTTCGCGGGGCAGGCCGAGGCCGCCACGACGCTGAGGCTCGGCCACGTCGTAGCCGACAACAGCAGCCTCGACAAGGGGCTCGACTACTTCGCCAAGCTCGTCTCCGACAAGTCCGGCGGAGAGCTCAAGATCCAGGTCTTCCCGAACTCCTCGCTCGGCGACAACACCGCTATGATGGAGCAGCTCCAGTTCGGCTCGCTCGACATGATGGCCCCGTCGGTCGCCGCGCTCTCCGGCTTCACGCCGAGCACCGCGATATTCGACCTGCCCTACCTCTTTAAGAACGAAGCCGCCGCTGAGGAAGTCCTCGACGGCCCGCTCGGCGACTCCGTGGGCAAAGCGCTCGAGCCGCAGGGATTCTACCTTCTCGGCTGGATGACCCAGAGCTGGCGCCACCTCACATGCAACAAAGAAGTGACGAAGCCCGCCGACGTCGCAGGCATAAAGATCCGCACGATGGACAGCAAGTACCACATGGCGCACTTCAACACGCTCGGCGCTTCCGCGATACCGATGGCGATGTCCGAGCTCTACACCGCGCTGCAGCAGGGAACCATCGACGCGCAGGAGAACCCCTACACGAACATAGTCAACTCGCGCTTCTATGAAGTCCAGAAGTACGTCGTCGAGACGGGCCACATCTACGACGCCTGCCCGCTCATCATCTCCACCATCACCTGGAACAGGCTCAACGACGACCAGAAGAAGATAATCAAGGAAGCCGCAGCCGAAGCGGTCAACTGGGAGCGCGCCGAGGTCAAGAAGGACGACGATATCTTCCGCGAGCAGGTCAAGAAGAGCGGCACGACGGTCATCGTGCTGACGCCGGAGCAGCGCATGGAGTTCCGTAAAGCCGCCCAGCCCGTCTACGACGAGTTCGTGAAGGAGCAGGGGCAGAGCGGAGCCGACGCAGTGAAGGCCGTCGAGGCGATCAACGCAAAGCACTAG
- a CDS encoding TRAP transporter large permease codes for MIALLIGTLLVLLFLTVPIFAGLAISTLAVFMAYFPGQMMDMMLAQSMVKSCDSFALMAIPFFMLVGSLMSTSGLAQKLVKVAESVTGDSAGGLGTSAMIASMLFAAISGSGPATAAAIGGIMIPAMMKQGYAPEYSATLLASGSTIGPVIPPSIPMIMFAVTIGCSTTTLFMGGVVPGIMMGIGLIIYNKLYSKKHNYRGKPSSGGTMKAVREGIGALLMPVIVLGGIYTGIFTPTESAVVGVVYSMAVSTFIYKTLTWDGLKEAFVDAAITSATIMILFGGANTFGRILTLADIPNQISSAILSFTDSKVLIMLILNFILLIVGMFIDTNSGVILFAPIIVPILKALGYHEIFIGVMMVVNLCIGMLTPPMGPNLFITMKIAGVSLEQAMKQVVVQVIILYIVLAIMILIPDTVLILPKLFGMIPW; via the coding sequence ATGATAGCTTTACTTATCGGCACCCTTCTGGTGCTTCTTTTCCTCACCGTTCCTATCTTCGCCGGACTCGCCATATCGACGCTCGCCGTCTTCATGGCCTACTTCCCGGGACAGATGATGGACATGATGCTCGCGCAGTCTATGGTCAAGAGCTGCGACTCCTTCGCACTGATGGCGATACCGTTCTTCATGCTCGTCGGATCGCTGATGTCCACCTCGGGGCTCGCGCAGAAGCTCGTCAAGGTCGCCGAATCGGTGACCGGCGACTCGGCGGGCGGCCTCGGCACCTCGGCTATGATAGCGAGCATGCTCTTCGCCGCCATCTCAGGTTCCGGCCCCGCGACCGCGGCGGCCATCGGAGGCATAATGATCCCCGCTATGATGAAGCAGGGCTACGCTCCAGAATACTCGGCTACGCTGCTCGCCTCCGGCTCGACGATAGGCCCGGTCATCCCGCCGAGCATTCCTATGATAATGTTCGCAGTCACGATAGGCTGCTCGACGACGACGCTGTTCATGGGCGGAGTCGTCCCCGGAATCATGATGGGCATCGGCCTCATCATCTACAACAAGCTCTACTCGAAGAAGCATAACTACCGTGGCAAGCCCTCCTCCGGCGGCACGATGAAGGCCGTGCGCGAAGGCATCGGCGCTCTGCTCATGCCCGTCATCGTCCTCGGCGGTATCTACACCGGCATATTCACTCCGACAGAGTCCGCGGTCGTCGGCGTCGTCTACTCGATGGCGGTCAGCACCTTCATCTATAAGACTCTGACATGGGACGGCCTCAAGGAAGCTTTCGTTGACGCGGCTATAACCTCCGCGACCATAATGATCCTCTTCGGCGGAGCCAACACCTTCGGGCGCATACTGACGCTCGCCGACATACCGAACCAGATCAGCAGCGCGATACTTTCCTTCACGGACAGCAAGGTGCTTATCATGCTGATACTGAACTTCATACTGCTCATCGTCGGCATGTTCATAGATACGAACTCCGGCGTCATACTCTTCGCGCCGATCATCGTCCCGATACTCAAGGCGCTCGGCTATCACGAGATATTCATCGGCGTAATGATGGTTGTCAACCTCTGCATAGGAATGCTGACGCCTCCTATGGGGCCGAACCTCTTCATAACGATGAAGATCGCTGGCGTTTCGCTCGAGCAGGCGATGAAGCAGGTCGTGGTTCAGGTCATAATCCTCTACATAGTGCTCGCGATCATGATACTGATACCGGACACGGTGCTCATTCTCCCGAAGCTTTTCGGAATGATCCCTTGGTAA
- a CDS encoding glycine/betaine/sarcosine/D-proline family reductase selenoprotein B gives MSDKLRILHYINQFYGGIGGEDQASVGLSTKDGPVGPGMLMKAVLAGRGEIVKTVICGDNYISEHQAEVIPQILDIIREVKPDLVLAGPGFNAGRYGIACAALTAAVQEQLKIPCATALFSENPGTDLYKNRCYIVQTDNNAKNMKDAMTRLVEFGLKLASGETIRDGKQEGYHGSGPAIEVDYSTPACKRGVDMLLNKYYGRPFRTEVVMPNHEEIPVPVLSKPLSECLVAVVTDGGLVPRGNPDRMPPTNSKNWRCYSFAGQDYLKAEDYEVSHQGYNNAFVLQDPNRLVPVDCLREEVKKGRIGALLDHYYMTAGVMTPLDMSKKLGEGIAQALLADHVDAVILTSTUGTSSRCGAVMTKEIQRAGIPVVHVTNLTKISEGIGANRILRGNSVLHVFGNPSLPHDKEVDYRREMVEKALALLEETPQNGAHAVVSE, from the coding sequence ATGTCTGATAAATTAAGGATACTTCATTACATAAACCAGTTCTACGGAGGTATAGGCGGCGAGGATCAGGCGAGCGTCGGACTCTCGACAAAAGACGGCCCCGTCGGCCCCGGTATGCTTATGAAGGCCGTGCTCGCGGGACGCGGCGAGATCGTCAAGACGGTCATCTGCGGCGACAACTATATATCCGAGCACCAGGCCGAGGTGATACCGCAGATACTCGATATAATCCGCGAGGTGAAGCCCGACCTTGTGCTCGCGGGCCCAGGCTTCAACGCCGGACGCTACGGCATAGCCTGCGCGGCGCTGACTGCGGCCGTGCAGGAGCAGCTCAAGATCCCCTGCGCTACGGCGCTGTTCTCGGAGAACCCGGGCACAGACCTTTATAAGAACCGCTGCTACATCGTGCAGACCGACAACAACGCGAAGAACATGAAGGACGCGATGACGCGCCTCGTCGAGTTCGGCCTCAAGCTCGCCTCGGGCGAAACGATACGCGACGGCAAGCAGGAGGGCTACCACGGCAGCGGCCCCGCGATAGAGGTGGACTACTCGACGCCGGCCTGCAAGCGCGGCGTGGACATGCTTCTCAACAAATATTACGGCAGGCCCTTCCGCACAGAGGTCGTCATGCCGAACCACGAGGAGATACCGGTGCCGGTGCTGTCGAAGCCGCTTTCAGAATGCCTCGTAGCGGTCGTGACCGACGGCGGACTCGTGCCGCGCGGCAACCCTGACAGGATGCCGCCGACGAACTCTAAGAACTGGCGCTGCTACTCGTTCGCAGGGCAGGACTACCTGAAAGCCGAGGATTACGAGGTCAGCCATCAGGGCTACAACAACGCCTTCGTACTTCAGGACCCGAACCGCCTAGTGCCTGTCGACTGCCTGCGCGAGGAGGTAAAGAAAGGGCGCATAGGCGCGCTGCTCGACCACTACTACATGACCGCGGGCGTCATGACTCCGCTCGACATGAGCAAGAAGCTCGGCGAAGGCATAGCGCAGGCGCTGCTCGCGGACCATGTCGACGCCGTGATCCTCACATCCACCTGAGGAACGAGCTCTCGCTGCGGCGCAGTGATGACAAAAGAAATACAGCGCGCCGGCATACCGGTCGTGCATGTCACGAACCTTACGAAGATATCGGAGGGCATAGGCGCGAACAGGATACTTCGCGGCAACAGCGTCCTCCACGTATTCGGCAACCCGTCGCTTCCTCACGACAAGGAAGTAGACTACCGCCGCGAGATGGTCGAGAAGGCTCTCGCCCTTCTCGAGGAAACTCCGCAGAACGGAGCCCACGCGGTAGTCTCCGAGTAA
- the dctP gene encoding TRAP transporter substrate-binding protein DctP, translating to MGASYLNESVISAVSRAVGHSLDVPACVLDLELKQRLVLGGGGERFAADLSRLLESASGPDEAARIADAASVYWTPCEADGRTVCYIAAPAERGELAAAYLKVLIQAECRMDAEGGAEEEGRKRSMLVSQLAGSGRIDSEAESYLGALGYERDILRCAVLCVVETASGHHDGEVPFISLERWAAGAGILSREDIYGYADAGQMIVFKAVPGADYTSYAGEIKSMAASMSEYISERSSGLAELSVYAGSAYQGVSLLHKSYAEAAYLYSRHGGTGGSCLFINDFIFEWLYSNLDGAARRNLARDISSALDENQEISATAVRLSLSDCSPIKCAEALGVHRNTVLQRIRKIKERTALDPLHSVRDRVALRACVINRTRRTVWNGGVIVQPGSVLSLGLRHLSELLYEKSGGGFQLNIHTVSTSGDNYKLFGMLMSGALNVVVGSTIALCPYTDNKALTLHLPFLFKSPDEAEYVVRTTVLPELRDSLDEAGIICCGLWSMGWRCLTSRGTPIRVPSDLKGRRIRILASASIRDYFAGLGAVPLQIYYNNIKDALASNIINCQENPYKNILDMEFYKYQDYVTELPIWYSMEALCISKKSWLELDVERQEMFRQAAEESGAWVRRRQVETNRAAKEELVRLGMKVIVPTDDEMAVWRRSVRPLYEAESRREFLTKIMKAKRRYAKSRR from the coding sequence ATGGGCGCGTCTTACCTGAATGAATCTGTCATAAGCGCAGTCTCGCGCGCCGTGGGCCATTCGCTCGACGTTCCGGCCTGCGTGCTGGACTTGGAGCTGAAGCAGCGGCTCGTTCTCGGCGGTGGCGGAGAGCGGTTCGCGGCGGATCTGTCGCGTCTGCTTGAGAGCGCCTCCGGCCCGGATGAGGCCGCGCGTATCGCGGACGCCGCGTCCGTCTATTGGACGCCGTGCGAGGCTGACGGCAGGACGGTCTGCTATATCGCCGCGCCGGCGGAGCGAGGCGAGCTCGCTGCGGCCTATCTGAAAGTCCTGATACAGGCCGAGTGCCGCATGGACGCGGAGGGCGGGGCCGAGGAGGAGGGGCGCAAGCGCTCGATGCTCGTCAGCCAGCTCGCCGGCTCCGGACGCATAGACTCGGAGGCGGAGTCATACCTCGGCGCTCTCGGCTATGAACGCGACATACTTCGCTGCGCGGTGCTCTGCGTCGTGGAGACCGCGTCGGGACATCACGACGGCGAGGTGCCGTTCATTTCTCTCGAACGCTGGGCCGCCGGGGCCGGGATACTGTCTCGCGAGGATATCTACGGCTACGCCGACGCCGGGCAGATGATAGTGTTCAAGGCCGTCCCTGGCGCCGACTATACCTCTTACGCCGGAGAGATAAAAAGCATGGCGGCCTCTATGTCGGAGTACATATCGGAGCGTTCCTCCGGGCTCGCCGAGCTTTCGGTATACGCCGGAAGCGCCTATCAGGGAGTCTCGCTGCTTCATAAGAGCTACGCCGAGGCGGCGTATCTCTATTCACGGCACGGCGGAACGGGCGGATCGTGCCTCTTCATCAACGACTTTATATTCGAATGGCTTTACTCCAATCTTGACGGCGCGGCGCGAAGGAACCTCGCGCGCGATATATCGTCGGCGCTGGACGAGAACCAGGAAATATCCGCCACGGCGGTGCGCCTGTCGCTGTCGGACTGCAGCCCGATAAAATGCGCGGAAGCTCTTGGCGTCCACCGCAACACGGTACTCCAGCGCATAAGAAAAATAAAAGAGAGGACCGCGCTCGACCCGCTGCACAGCGTGCGCGACCGCGTAGCTCTGCGCGCCTGCGTCATAAACAGGACGCGGCGCACGGTGTGGAACGGCGGCGTAATCGTGCAGCCGGGCAGCGTGCTCAGCCTCGGGCTGCGCCATCTTTCGGAGCTGCTTTACGAGAAGAGCGGCGGCGGATTCCAGCTCAACATCCACACGGTATCGACCTCCGGCGACAATTACAAGCTATTCGGCATGCTGATGTCCGGCGCGCTGAACGTAGTCGTCGGCTCGACGATAGCGCTCTGCCCGTACACCGACAACAAAGCGCTCACACTTCATCTGCCTTTCCTCTTCAAGTCGCCGGACGAGGCGGAGTACGTCGTCCGCACCACGGTCCTCCCGGAGCTGCGCGACAGCCTCGACGAGGCCGGGATAATATGCTGCGGCCTATGGTCGATGGGCTGGCGCTGCCTCACCTCGCGCGGCACGCCCATCCGCGTCCCGTCCGACCTGAAGGGACGGCGGATAAGGATACTCGCGTCGGCCTCGATACGCGACTACTTCGCCGGCCTCGGCGCGGTGCCGCTCCAGATTTACTATAACAACATCAAAGACGCGCTCGCCTCGAATATAATCAACTGCCAGGAGAATCCCTACAAGAACATCCTCGACATGGAATTCTACAAATACCAGGACTATGTGACGGAGCTGCCTATATGGTACAGCATGGAGGCGCTCTGCATCTCTAAGAAATCGTGGCTCGAACTCGACGTGGAACGCCAGGAAATGTTCCGACAGGCGGCGGAGGAGAGCGGGGCGTGGGTGCGCCGCCGCCAGGTCGAGACGAACCGCGCCGCGAAGGAGGAGCTCGTGCGCCTCGGCATGAAGGTAATTGTCCCGACCGACGACGAGATGGCTGTATGGCGCAGGAGCGTCAGGCCTCTTTACGAGGCGGAATCTCGGCGCGAATTCCTCACCAAGATAATGAAGGCGAAGAGACGCTATGCAAAGAGCAGACGCTGA
- a CDS encoding TRAP transporter small permease — protein sequence MLIDKKAPWYDKIEIAMIIVLFSILTVILFVNVVTRFCFHYTATWSEQAARYLFVWMTFAGVSLAGKTSSHLQVTVANMVFGEERAKTVFLIGDIIVVLFGCLLTYKIFGVMMRVMSTGQVFPAMTWLPSWTLYLAGVLGMAGFTLRVIQRRCRTAAAAKHKEA from the coding sequence ATGTTAATCGATAAAAAAGCACCGTGGTACGATAAAATCGAGATAGCGATGATAATCGTGCTCTTCAGCATCCTCACGGTCATACTTTTCGTAAACGTCGTCACGCGCTTCTGCTTCCACTACACGGCGACTTGGTCGGAGCAGGCCGCGCGCTATCTCTTCGTTTGGATGACCTTCGCCGGCGTCAGCCTCGCCGGCAAGACGAGCTCGCATCTGCAGGTCACGGTAGCGAACATGGTCTTCGGCGAGGAGCGCGCGAAGACTGTATTCCTCATCGGCGATATAATAGTCGTCCTCTTCGGCTGCCTGCTCACCTATAAAATTTTCGGCGTCATGATGCGCGTCATGTCCACGGGACAGGTGTTCCCGGCCATGACGTGGCTGCCGTCGTGGACTCTCTACCTCGCCGGCGTGCTCGGCATGGCGGGCTTCACGCTCAGGGTCATACAGCGCCGCTGCAGGACCGCAGCTGCGGCTAAGCACAAGGAGGCTTAA
- the larA gene encoding nickel-dependent lactate racemase codes for MEIKIPYGKTYQTLDIKEEYQLVESKIQELGGGADGDRIVLEAMASPIASPKLSELAAGKKNAVVIISDHTRPVPSKQIIPHMLAELRAGNPDIDITLLVATGCHRGTTPEELVHKLGEEIASRERIVVHDCDSSPLTELGVLPSGARLVVNSLVANAELVVSEGFIEPHFFAGFSGGRKSILPGVCSRVTVLGNHCADFIDDPKSRMGVIDGNPINRDMECAARMAKLAYIVNVVVNEAHEVVAAFAGDAIEAHHAGCAYLAKYCEADPAYKADIVITSNGGAPLDQNVYQAVKGLTTAADAAGEDGALIICAECADGIGGDSFYKALSECSTPEELLEEIRRVPMDETVPDQWQYQILARILEKHHVYFVTRPELEKEITAMKMEYAPSLEEAYARARALRGASARVTVIPNGVSLIIKQ; via the coding sequence ATGGAGATAAAGATCCCTTACGGGAAGACTTATCAGACGCTTGACATCAAAGAGGAATATCAGCTCGTCGAATCGAAGATACAGGAGCTCGGCGGCGGCGCGGACGGCGACAGGATCGTCCTTGAGGCTATGGCTTCGCCCATAGCTTCACCGAAGCTCAGCGAGCTTGCGGCGGGGAAGAAGAACGCGGTGGTCATAATCAGCGACCACACGCGCCCCGTGCCGAGCAAACAGATAATCCCGCACATGCTGGCGGAGCTGCGCGCCGGGAATCCCGACATCGACATAACCCTGCTCGTCGCGACCGGCTGCCACAGGGGCACCACTCCCGAGGAGCTCGTGCATAAGCTCGGCGAGGAAATCGCGTCGCGCGAGCGCATAGTCGTCCACGACTGCGACAGTTCCCCGCTGACGGAGCTCGGCGTCCTTCCTTCCGGAGCGCGCCTCGTCGTCAACTCGCTCGTCGCGAACGCGGAGCTTGTTGTATCCGAAGGCTTCATCGAGCCTCACTTCTTCGCCGGCTTCTCCGGCGGCCGCAAGAGCATACTTCCCGGCGTATGCAGCCGCGTGACGGTGCTAGGCAATCACTGCGCGGATTTCATCGACGATCCGAAGTCGCGCATGGGCGTGATTGATGGCAACCCGATAAACCGCGACATGGAATGCGCCGCTCGCATGGCGAAGCTCGCATACATCGTCAACGTCGTGGTCAACGAGGCTCACGAGGTCGTAGCGGCCTTCGCCGGCGACGCGATAGAGGCCCATCACGCGGGATGCGCCTATCTCGCAAAGTACTGCGAGGCCGACCCTGCGTACAAGGCGGACATCGTAATAACGTCCAACGGCGGCGCCCCGCTCGACCAGAACGTCTATCAGGCGGTCAAGGGACTTACGACCGCTGCGGACGCGGCCGGCGAAGACGGCGCTCTGATAATATGCGCCGAGTGCGCGGACGGAATCGGAGGCGACAGCTTCTACAAGGCGCTCAGCGAGTGTTCGACCCCCGAGGAGCTGCTCGAGGAGATACGCCGCGTGCCGATGGACGAAACTGTGCCAGACCAGTGGCAGTATCAGATACTCGCCCGGATACTCGAGAAGCATCACGTCTACTTCGTCACACGCCCCGAGCTCGAAAAAGAGATAACGGCGATGAAGATGGAATACGCGCCCTCGCTCGAGGAGGCCTACGCGCGCGCCCGCGCGCTCAGGGGCGCTTCCGCGCGCGTGACGGTCATCCCCAACGGGGTTTCCCTGATAATCAAACAGTAA